A part of Acidisarcina sp. genomic DNA contains:
- a CDS encoding adenylosuccinate synthase, translating to MRAKTAIVLGAQWGDEGKGKIVDVLSERFSVVARYAGGHNAGHTVIIKGQKFILQLVPCGVLRPDCRAVIGNGVVLDPIALLKEVGKLRALGVDIDRQLFVSNRAQVILPYHRMIELAAESAPGRQKIGTTSRGIGPAYEDKMARSGLRVVDLLDSKLLKTHIEAACKEKNAIAHALFGTDPLDPEKMYEEYAAAAEQVAPFVTDTEVLLNTVIREGGSVMFEGAQGTMLDIDHGTYPFVTSSSATAGGAVTGTGVGPTNIGTVIGVTKAYVTRVGEGPFPTEIFDEAGDTLRDRGQEYGAVTGRPRRCGWLDIPLLRYSNHVNGTEWLVVTKLDVLDHLAEIPVCTGYEINGKITDVVPADVKGLESIKPVYTKLKGWQQPTDGIREFDKLPKLAQEYLKFQERESGAKIGMVSTGPDRDQTMVLPEFQAALAGLDN from the coding sequence ATGCGAGCGAAAACCGCGATCGTACTGGGCGCCCAATGGGGCGACGAAGGTAAAGGCAAGATTGTCGATGTGCTCTCGGAGCGTTTCTCCGTAGTGGCACGCTATGCTGGCGGTCACAACGCCGGTCACACGGTCATTATCAAGGGACAGAAGTTTATCCTGCAGTTGGTTCCATGCGGGGTGCTTCGGCCAGATTGCCGGGCGGTGATCGGGAATGGCGTGGTGCTGGACCCGATCGCGCTGCTGAAGGAAGTTGGCAAGCTGCGAGCCCTGGGCGTGGACATCGACCGGCAGCTTTTCGTCTCCAATCGGGCACAGGTGATTCTGCCTTACCATCGCATGATCGAACTGGCGGCGGAGAGCGCCCCGGGACGGCAGAAGATTGGGACAACCAGCCGCGGCATTGGTCCGGCCTACGAAGACAAGATGGCGCGCAGCGGCCTGCGCGTGGTAGACCTGCTGGACTCCAAGCTCTTGAAGACCCACATTGAGGCAGCCTGCAAAGAGAAGAACGCGATTGCCCATGCGCTGTTCGGGACCGATCCGCTGGACCCGGAGAAGATGTATGAGGAGTACGCGGCGGCGGCAGAACAAGTTGCTCCTTTTGTGACGGATACGGAAGTGCTGCTGAACACGGTGATCCGCGAGGGTGGCAGCGTGATGTTTGAGGGTGCGCAGGGCACCATGCTGGACATTGACCATGGAACCTATCCCTTTGTCACCTCCTCCTCGGCTACGGCAGGCGGAGCGGTGACGGGAACGGGTGTGGGTCCGACGAACATCGGCACCGTGATCGGCGTGACCAAGGCATATGTGACCCGTGTGGGCGAGGGTCCCTTCCCAACGGAGATCTTCGACGAGGCAGGGGATACGCTGCGCGACCGCGGGCAGGAGTATGGAGCGGTAACAGGGCGTCCAAGGCGCTGCGGCTGGCTGGATATTCCTCTGCTGCGCTACTCCAATCACGTCAATGGCACGGAATGGCTGGTGGTGACCAAGCTGGATGTGCTGGACCACCTGGCGGAGATTCCGGTTTGCACGGGCTACGAGATCAACGGCAAGATTACCGATGTCGTGCCGGCGGACGTGAAGGGTCTGGAATCCATCAAGCCGGTGTATACCAAGTTAAAGGGATGGCAGCAGCCGACGGACGGAATCCGCGAATTTGATAAGCTGCCAAAGCTGGCGCAGGAATACCTGAAGTTCCAGGAACGGGAGAGCGGCGCAAAGATCGGGATG